A part of Oncorhynchus masou masou isolate Uvic2021 chromosome 21, UVic_Omas_1.1, whole genome shotgun sequence genomic DNA contains:
- the LOC135508156 gene encoding proprotein convertase subtilisin/kexin type 5-like isoform X1 → MECWGVLTAIAAACLLGVVVSQTTAPILSLSVMNTTFIENVTETTTVSETPTVSETPTVSETPTFNEKVTATPHMILSTTSPGCSALCEACLPGSYSDKDTLLCSCCREPGLCLFTGACLPCSRGYFQSLAGQQRCLPCSQGFYINFTGSPVCQSCPAGSYSNSTGSDSCQSCSPGFYMSQQNATLCSPCQRGTFCNSSSCALCQICPAGTESLQAAAKECTPCRPGLHKAPHQSMCQICSSGFFQIHWGQETCNLCPKNHYCPSPDVNPIRCPGVAFCPEGSTAPGYCMETFFRKAGEDCELAPITIALLVIGGGVALLFVILLVLCRMRDTGGEFSLSRQFLLTKERPQGVYYGIPCDAEPVYAGW, encoded by the exons GTGTGGTGGTGAGCCAGACGACGGCGCCGATCCTCAGTCTTTCTGTGATGAACACCACATTCATTGAGAATGTGACAGAAACAACCACAGTCAGTGAGACCCCGACAGTCAGTGAGACCCCTACAGTCAGTGAGACCCCTACATTCAATGAGAAAGTGACAGCAACCCCCCATATGATCCTCAGCACCACATCCCCAGGCTGCTCTGCCCTCTGTGAGGCCTGTCTCCCAGGGTCCTACTCCGACAAAG ACACCCTCCTGTGTTCCTGCTGCCGTGAGCCAGGTTTGTGTCTGTTCACTGGGGCTTGCCTCCCATGTTCCAGAGGGTACTTTCAGAGTCTGGCTGGACAACAGCGATGTCTGCCCTGCAGCCAGGGTTTTTACATCAA TTTCACCGGCAGCCCTGTGTGTCAGTCCTGCCCCGCAGGCTCCTACAGCAACAGCACAGGCTCCGACTCCTGCCAAAGTTGTTCTCCAG GTTTCTATATGTCTCAACAAAATGCCACATTGTGCAGTCCATGTCAACGAGGAACATTCTGCAA CTCCTCCAGTTGTGCTCTGTGTCAGATCTGTCCTGCTGGTACAGAGTCCCTCCAGGCTGCTGCCAAGGAGTGCACACCTTGTCGTCCAG GCCTGCACAAGGCTCCCCATCAGAGTATGTGTCAAATCTGCAGCAGCGGCTTCTTCCAGATCCACTGGGGCCAGGAGACCTGTAACCTCTGCCCCAAAAACCACTACTGCCCA AGTCCAGACGTGAACCCCATCCGGTGCCCTGGTGTTGCCTTCTGTCCTGAAGGCAGCACTGCTCCAGGTTACTGCATGGAGACCTTCTTCCGCAAGGCAGGGGAGGACTGCGAGCTGGCCCCTATCACCATTGCTCTACTTGTCATTGGAGGAGGGG TGGCCCTACTCTTTGTCATCCTACTGGTGTTGTGTCGAATGCGAGACACAGGTGGAGAGTTTTCCCTCTCGCGACAATTTCTGTTAACCAAAGAGAGGCCGCAAGGTGTATACTACGGGATCCCATGTGACGCCGAGCCAGTATATGCTGGTTGGTGA
- the LOC135508156 gene encoding proprotein convertase subtilisin/kexin type 5-like isoform X2 has translation MNTTFIENVTETTTVSETPTVSETPTVSETPTFNEKVTATPHMILSTTSPGCSALCEACLPGSYSDKDTLLCSCCREPGLCLFTGACLPCSRGYFQSLAGQQRCLPCSQGFYINFTGSPVCQSCPAGSYSNSTGSDSCQSCSPGFYMSQQNATLCSPCQRGTFCNSSSCALCQICPAGTESLQAAAKECTPCRPGLHKAPHQSMCQICSSGFFQIHWGQETCNLCPKNHYCPSPDVNPIRCPGVAFCPEGSTAPGYCMETFFRKAGEDCELAPITIALLVIGGGVALLFVILLVLCRMRDTGGEFSLSRQFLLTKERPQGVYYGIPCDAEPVYAGW, from the exons ATGAACACCACATTCATTGAGAATGTGACAGAAACAACCACAGTCAGTGAGACCCCGACAGTCAGTGAGACCCCTACAGTCAGTGAGACCCCTACATTCAATGAGAAAGTGACAGCAACCCCCCATATGATCCTCAGCACCACATCCCCAGGCTGCTCTGCCCTCTGTGAGGCCTGTCTCCCAGGGTCCTACTCCGACAAAG ACACCCTCCTGTGTTCCTGCTGCCGTGAGCCAGGTTTGTGTCTGTTCACTGGGGCTTGCCTCCCATGTTCCAGAGGGTACTTTCAGAGTCTGGCTGGACAACAGCGATGTCTGCCCTGCAGCCAGGGTTTTTACATCAA TTTCACCGGCAGCCCTGTGTGTCAGTCCTGCCCCGCAGGCTCCTACAGCAACAGCACAGGCTCCGACTCCTGCCAAAGTTGTTCTCCAG GTTTCTATATGTCTCAACAAAATGCCACATTGTGCAGTCCATGTCAACGAGGAACATTCTGCAA CTCCTCCAGTTGTGCTCTGTGTCAGATCTGTCCTGCTGGTACAGAGTCCCTCCAGGCTGCTGCCAAGGAGTGCACACCTTGTCGTCCAG GCCTGCACAAGGCTCCCCATCAGAGTATGTGTCAAATCTGCAGCAGCGGCTTCTTCCAGATCCACTGGGGCCAGGAGACCTGTAACCTCTGCCCCAAAAACCACTACTGCCCA AGTCCAGACGTGAACCCCATCCGGTGCCCTGGTGTTGCCTTCTGTCCTGAAGGCAGCACTGCTCCAGGTTACTGCATGGAGACCTTCTTCCGCAAGGCAGGGGAGGACTGCGAGCTGGCCCCTATCACCATTGCTCTACTTGTCATTGGAGGAGGGG TGGCCCTACTCTTTGTCATCCTACTGGTGTTGTGTCGAATGCGAGACACAGGTGGAGAGTTTTCCCTCTCGCGACAATTTCTGTTAACCAAAGAGAGGCCGCAAGGTGTATACTACGGGATCCCATGTGACGCCGAGCCAGTATATGCTGGTTGGTGA
- the mrpl35 gene encoding 39S ribosomal protein L35, mitochondrial — translation MAAIMARNVPGLMRPLTLFARGQQICRFSTIINRQTVQRSQVTTPAWASLSAKGFQTPKQSILQRVAPLIPSLVQQPSRNLTYISVKKGKRKSVKSVVQRFMRLHCGLWIRRKAGYKKKLWKKLPARKKRLREHVFCNKTQNKLLDKMTTKFWKRRNWFVNDPYKKYHERVNLKV, via the exons ATGGCAGCCATCATGGCCAGGAACGTCCCTG GCTTGATGAGGCCGTTGACTCTGTTTGCCAGGGGGCAGCAGATATGTCGGTTCTCCACCATAATCAATCGTCAAACTGTCCAGAGGTCTCAGGTCACTACTCCTGCATGGGCTTCTCTGTCCGCCAAAGGCTTCCAGACACCCAAGCAGAGCATCCTGCAACG GGTTGCACCTCTCATTCCCAGCCTGGTCCAGCAACCAAGCAGAAACCTCACGTACATCAGTGTGAAAAAAGGGAAGAGGAAATCTGTGAAGTCAGTGGTGCAGAGGTTCATGCGTCTGCACTGTGGCCTGTGGATTAGACGCAAG GCTGGATACAAGAAAAAACTGTGGAAGAAGTTGCCTGCCAGAAAGAAGCGTTTAAGGGAGCATGTGTTTTGTAACAAAACACAGAATAAGCTCTTGGACAAAATGACCACAAAATTCTGGAAGAGGAGGAACTGGTTTGTCAATGATCCCTACAAGAAATATCATGAACGTGTCAACCTAAAAGTCTAA
- the LOC135508158 gene encoding receptor expression-enhancing protein 1-like has protein sequence MVSWIISRLVVLVFGTLYPAYSSYKAVKSKDVKEYVKWMMYWIIFALFTTMETITDIFICWVPFYYELKIAFVVWLLSPYTKGSSVLYRKFVHPTLSSKEKDIDDYLCQAKDKSYDTLVTFGRKGLNVAATAAVLAATKSQGVLSDRLRSFSMHDLSAYQSDPTELDSGSVPSQSAAGQQRARTMMRSKSESGYTKASS, from the exons ATGGTTTCTTGGATAATCTCTAGACTTGTGGt GCTTGTATTTGGCACACTATATCCTGCATACTCCTCATACAAAGCTGTCAAGTCAAAGGATGTGAAGGAATAT GTGAAATGGATGATGTACTGGATCATATTTGCACTATTCACCACCATGGAAACCATCACGGATATATTTATCTGTTG GGTTCCTTTCTATTATGAGCTGAAGATTGCCTTTGTGGTATGGTTACTGTCTCCTTATACAAAGGGGTCTAGTGTTCTATACAGGAAGTTTGTTCACCCGACACTATCTTCAAAAGAGAAG GATATTGATGACTATCTCTGCCAAGCAAAGGACAAAAGCTACGATACTCTGGTGACTTTTGGGAGGAAAGGTTTGAACGTAGCAGCCACAGCTGCAGTCCTGGCAGCGACAAAG AGCCAAGGAGTACTGTCAGATAGACTACGAAGTTTCAGCATGCATGACTTGTCCGCCTACCAGTCCGACCCAACTGAGTTGGACTCTGGATCTGTCCCGAGTCAGTCTGCAGCTGGACAACAGAGGGCCAGGACCATGATGCGCAGCAAGTCAGAGAGTGGCTACACCAAGG CCTCCTCCTAG
- the LOC135508157 gene encoding charged multivesicular body protein 3-like produces the protein MKMGLFGKTQDKPPKDLVNEWSLKIRKEMRVIDRQIRDIQREEEKVKRSIKDAAKKGHRDVCVVLAKEMVQSKRAVSKLYASKAQMNSVLLSMKNQLSVLRVAGALQKSTEVMKAMQSLVKIPEIQGTMRELSKEMMKAGIIEEMLEDTFESMEDDEMEEAAEAEVDRILFEITAGALGKAPSKVTDALPEMETPAAASEDESEEDIEEMQSRLAALRS, from the exons ATGAAAATGGGACTGTTCGGGAAAACACAAGATAAACCACCAAAAGACTTG GTAAATGAATGGTCACTCAAAATCAGGAAAGAGATGAGAGTGATTGACAGACAAATTCGAG ACattcagagggaggaggagaaggtaaagAGATCCATCAAAGATGCTGCTAAAAAGGGACACAGGGACGTGTGTGTGGTTCTTGCAAAAGAGATGGTCCAGTCAAAGCGTGCAGTCAGCAAACTTTATGCCTCCAAAGCCCAAATGAACTCTGTACTCCTCAGCATGAAGAACCAGCTTT CTGTATTGCGTGTAGCTGGCGCCCTTCAGAAGAGCACAGAGGTCATGAAAGCCATGCAGAGCTTAGTAAAGATCCCAGAGATCCAGGGCACCATGAGGGAGCTGTCCAAGGAGATGATGAAG GCTGGTATCATCGAGGAGATGCTGGAGGATACCTTTGAAAGCATGGAGGATGATGAGATGGAGGAGGCAGCAGAGGCAGAAGTTGATAGGATCCTCTTTGAGATCACAGCAG GCGCCCTTGGCAAAGCGCCTAGCAAAGTCACAGACGCCCTACCTGAAATGGAGACTCCTGCCGCAGCCTCAGAGGATGAGTCGGAGGAGGACATTGAGGAGATGCAGTCTAGACTGGCAGCCTTAAGGAGCTAA
- the LOC135508162 gene encoding heat shock 70 kDa protein 4L-like has product MSVVGIDVGFQNCYIAVARSGGIETIANEYSDRCTPAWVSLASKNRTIGNAAKGQIITNFKNTVHGFKKFHGRAFDDPYVQGEKPKLPYSLHKLASGNTGIKVRYLDEDKVFTIEQVTAMLLTKLKETSESSLKKPVVDCVISVPSFFTDAERRSVMDSTQIAGLNCLRLINDTTAVALAYGIYKQDLPTPDEKPRNVVFVDLGHSSFQVSISAFNKGKLKVLATAFDPYLGGRNFDEVLVEHFCEEFKARYKLNVKENPRAILRLSQECEKLKKLMSANCSDLPINIECFMNDIDVTGKMNRVQFEELCAPFLMRVEAPLKAVIEQSKLSRDEIYAVEVVGGATRIPSIKERISKFFGKDVSTTLNADEAVARGCALQCAILSPAFKVREFSITDVVPFPITLRWKSPTEDGVGECEVYSKNHAAPFSKVITFHKDEPFDLEAFYSLPQELPYPDIRIGHFSVQNVVPQPDGNSSKVKVKVRINVHGIFSVSSASLIEKQKGEGEDVQMDMEATVQNEGRPEDQTKMQVDQEGQVQGDQLNEDASSCSKNGVPGEKQDPASGGSKPKVKVKSTDLPILANTIRQLDRGVLNDFVEYEGQMIVQDKLEKERNDAKNAVEEYVYDLRDKLCGIYEMYTTEEDSNRLTLMLEDTENWLYEEGEDQDKQVYVDKLEDLKRFAQPVHDRHREQEDRPRAFEEMGKKIQLYMKAVELYKQKDERYQHLNAEEMRNVEKCLNESMAWINSKMNAQSQLTIAQDPVVKVADIISKIQELDEVCNPVVNRPKPRANDVSEENDESNGAHNSPRQGAGGRGVAKGSNQTKPPSAEMEID; this is encoded by the exons ATGTCAGTAGTAGGTATTGATGTGGGTTTCCAAAATTGTTACATTGCTGTTGCGAGAAGCGGCGGGATTGAAACCATTGCCAATGAATACAGCGACAGATGTACACC GGCTTGGGTGTCTCTGGCCTCCAAAAACCGAACCATTGGAAATGCAGCCAAGGGTCAA ATTATAACAAACTTTAAAAACACAGTCCATGGCTTCAAGAAGTTCCATGGCAGAGCGTTTGACGACCCATATGTCCAGGGGGAGAAACCCAAGTTGCCTTACAGCTTGCACAAGCTGGCCAGTGGCAACACTGGAATCAAG GTCCGTTACCTGGATGAGGACAAAGTGTTCACAATTGAGCAGGTAACAGCAATGTTGCTGACCAAGTTGAAGGAAACTTCTGAGAGCTCCCTGAAGAAGCCAGTTGTGGACTGTGTGATCTCT GTCCCAAGTTTTTTCACCGATGCAGAGAGGAGATCTGTGATGGACTCCACCCAAATTGCAGGGTTGAACTGTCTGCGTCTGATCAATGACACCACGGCAG TGGCCCTGGCCTATGGGATCTACAAGCAGGACCTGCCCACCCCAGATGAGAAGCCACGCAATGTGGTGTTCGTGGACCTGGGACATTCATCATTCCAGGTTTCCATATCAGCCTTCAACAAAGGCAAACTTAAG GTACTGGCCACAGCCTTTGATCCCTACCTGGGCGGGCGTAACTTTGATGAGGTACTTGTGGAGCACTTCTGCGAGGAGTTCAAGGCAAGGTACAAGCTGAACGTGAAGGAGAACCCCAGGGCTATTCTGCGGCTGTCTCAGGAGTGCGAGAAACTGAAGAAGTTGATGAGTGCCAACTGCTCTGACCTTCCCATTAACATTGAGTGCTTCATGAATGACATTGATGTGACAGGCAAGATGAACAG AGTCCAGTTTGAAGAACTGTGTGCCCCATTCTTGATGAGAGTAGAGGCGCCATTGAAAGCAGTTATTGAGCAATCAA AGCTGAGCCGGGATGAGATCTATGCAGTGGAGGTGGTAGGAGGAGCCACCAGGATCCCTTCCATTAAAGAGAGAATTTCCAAGTTCTTTGGCAAAGATGTCAGCACCACACTCAACGCAGATGAGGCTGTGGCACGGGGCTGCGCTCTTCAG tgtgcaaTTCTGTCCCCAGCGTTTAAGGTGCGTGAATTCTCCATCACTGATGTGGTTCCCTTTCCCATAACCCTACGCTGGAAGTCCCCCACAGAAGATGGAGTCGG AGAATGTGAGGTGTACAGTAAGAACCATGCAGCACCCTTCTCCAAAGTCATCACCTTCCACAAGGACGAGCCCTTTGACTTGGAAGcgttctacagcctcccacaagAGCTGCCTTACCCGGACATCAGGATAG GGCATTTTTCTGTTCAGAATGTGGTGCCCCAGCCTGATGGAAACAGCTCCAAAGTGAAGGTGAAAGTGCGCATAAACGTGCATGGCATCTTCAGTGTTTCCAGCGCCTCCCTGATCGAGAAGCAGAAGGGTGAAGGAGAGGATGTTCAGATGGACATGGAAGCCACTGTGCAGAATGAAGGAAGGCCAGAGGACCAG ACTAAAATGCAGGTAGACCAGGAGGGTCAAGTCCAGGGGGACCAGTTGAATGAGGACGCCAGCTCCTGCAGTAAG AACGGAGTCCCTGGTGAGAAGCAGGACCCAGCATCAGGGGGAAGCAAgcctaaagtaaaagtgaaaagcACTGACCTTCCGATTCTGGCCAATACCATCAGACAGCTGGACAGGGGGGTGCTCAATGACTTTGTGGAGTATGAG GGCCAGATGATTGTCCAGGATAagctggagaaagagaggaatgatGCTAAGAATGCTGTGGAGGAGTATGTGTACGACCTGCGGGACAAACTGTGTGGCATCTATGAGATGTACACCACGGAGGAG GACAGTAATCGTCTGACACTGATGCTCGAGGACACAGAGAACTGGCTTTATGAGGAGGGAGAAGACCAAGACAAACAGGTCTATGTGGACAAGCTGGAAGATCTCAAG AGGTTTGCCCAGCCCGTTCATGACAGGCACAGGGAGCAGGAAGACAGGCCGAGGGCATTTGAAGAGATGGGCAAGAAGATCCAACTTTATATGAAGGCTGTGGAGCTTTATAAACAGAAG GATGAGCGTTACCAGCATCTGAATGCTGAGGAGATGAGAAACGTGGAGAAGTGTTTAAATGAAAGCATGGCCTGGATAAACAGCAAGATGAATGCCCAGAGCCAACTCACCATCGCCCAGGACCCAGTCGTCAAAGTAGCAGACATAAtttccaaaatacag GAACTGGATGAAGTATGCAACCCAGTTGTCAACCGGCCGAAGCCCAGAGCAAATGACGTGTCAGAGGAGAATGATGAGAGCAACGGGGCCCATAACAGCCCAAGGCAAGGAGCTGGCGGGAGGGGAGTGGCAAAGGGTAGCAACCAGACAAAGCCTCCTTCAGCAGAGATGGAGATTGACTGA